Proteins from a genomic interval of Danio rerio strain Tuebingen ecotype United States chromosome 4, GRCz12tu, whole genome shotgun sequence:
- the LOC137487296 gene encoding uncharacterized protein: MAFIKEESEDVKIEETFTVKQEDLLDQTDLIKDYEESKEEEHHVKIEDKTHLETDGVLKVRDKSCFTCTQCGKSLASKSKLKTHMRIHTGEKPFTCTQCGKSFSKSSSLYRHMKIHTGEIPLTCTHCGKSFNHSSFLNLHMRIHTGEKPLTCPQCGKSFSKSSSLYKHMKIHTGEKPFTCTQCGKSFYDSSYLKKHMRIHTGEKPFTCAQCGKSFNCSSHLKKHMMIHTGEKPFTCTQCGKSFSKSSSLYRHMRIHTGEKPFTCTQCGKSFSHSSSLNQHMMIHTGEKPFTCPQCGKSFIHSSNLNLHMRIHTGEKPFTCSQCGKSFSTSSHLKQHMKIHTGVREYMCLECEKTFITAADLKRHQRIHTGDKPYKCSHCSKRFTRSETLKTHERIHAGDKL; encoded by the exons atggcgtttattaaagaggagagtgaagatgtgaagattgaagagacattcacagtcaaacaggaagatctgctggatcaaacag acctaattaaagactacgaggagagtaaagaggaggaacatcatgtcaaaattgaggacaaaactcatttagagactgaTGGTGTGTTAAAAGTGAGAGACAAGAGTTGttttacctgcactcagtgtggaaagagtttggcaagcaaaagcaaattaaagactcacatgaggatccacactggagagaaaccattcacatgcactcagtgtgggaagagttttagcaaatcatcgtcgctttatagacacatgaagatccacactggagaaataCCATTGACTTGCACtcattgtgggaagagtttcaaccactcATCAttccttaatctacacatgaggatccacactggagagaaaccattaacatgccctcagtgtgggaagagttttagcaaatcatcgtcgctttataaacacatgaagatccacaccggagaaaaaccattcacatgcactcagtgtgggaagagtttctacGATTCATCATACCTCaaaaaacacatgaggatccacactggagagaaaccattcacatgcgctcagtgtgggaagagttttaactgctcatcacaccttaaaaagcacatgatgatccacactggagaaaaaccattcacatgcactcagtgtgggaagagtttcagcaaatcttCGTCGCTTTATAGACATATGAGGATCCATaccggagaaaaaccattcacttgcactcagtgtgggaagagtttcagccactcatcatcccttaatcaacacatgatgatccacactggagagaaaccattcacatgccctcagtgtgggaagagtttcatccactCATCAaatcttaatctacacatgaggatccacactggagagaaaccattcacatgctctcaatgtgggaagagtttcagcacatcatcacaccttaaacaacacatgaaaatccacactggtgtgagagagtatatgtgcttggagtgtgagaagacttttattacagctgcagatttgaaacggcaccagaggattcacactggagataaaccgtacaagtgttcacattGCAGTAAGAGGTTTACTCGCTCAGAaaccctgaaaacacatgagaggattcacgctGGAGATAAACTGTAG